The Lolium rigidum isolate FL_2022 chromosome 1, APGP_CSIRO_Lrig_0.1, whole genome shotgun sequence region ACCATATATTGAATTACTGCGCATTTTACGATTAAATGACCAAAGTGAGTAAATCAGACAAGAATTTTACTTTTGCCATGCCTGTTAGTTCGGTATCTTGGATTTTTCAAACTATTGCAAGAACCAGCCAGCAGCACCTCTCAGagatgtaagggcatctccaacggagcgacGTATTTCGGACACCTAAATTGTTCGCGCGTGTCCGTATGTGTCGGTCTGCAGATGCGAAAAGGTCCATTTTTGTCCGCGCGTTCATTTGCATCTGGGGGTGCCTCCAGCGGACCGACACATTTTTCTACTactttttttttcctcttctccatttataaacatagttccaaacattacacaaactaatacatattgggaacatggttttacacaaactaatacataactggaaacatggtttacacaaactaatacatagtttgaaacatgatttacacaaattagaacattgcaaaatgagaaaACGTAACTAGTGTtggttccgtatgttcgctgccaagaaagaacactctcgggcACACTCAATCACCTAaattggaaaatccagctggtaattATAGCACTGTTGTTTTCTCCAAGGGAGGACATACGGAAACCGCCACTTGTGGCTTAAATTGGCTCGTgaccatattcgctgcaaagaaagaacactctaacagttctaactatcggtgtccgagccggactcgccggtgtggtagtgcctgcggtaggatgtgtcgtcgaacaccttgacgatcatcacgccttccccctcgtagaggaaggtgagctagcagtcgggctcgagcgcgaggtcacgggcgaacttgtcccaccccgtgtgcatgtACATCTTgcactgcccgtcgaacaagatctCGACAGGCCACCggtagaagttgcagctggcctcccgtagctgcaactgggcCAGCTCGACGCCATGGACGAACTCGACGAACTtgcccgggagccgcttgatgccgagggggtcgtcgtcgatgcggaggaggaactcgaagcagcgctcctcctgcgaagacgaggagggcgcaggcgacggcgaccgtgGGGCTGTAGCCGGTCCACCTCGGCGGCCCCAGCTCCGGCAccgggggcgcccaggcccgtggtctcgaccgcctcgccggccacctggACCCGCCATGGATTTCCTCGCGgggctggctgcgtcgcaggaagagctaggcggcgctacggtggagctcgtggcgtctagggtttgtgtggaggagtggatgaggaagaagagcgcgCGCTCTCTTTATATAGGCTGAAGGTAGGCGACAGGCGCgggacgcgtggcatcgccattactgcgttggcggaggtgggctgcggccgctcAGCAGGCGAGGCATTGCCATtaccgtggcgcagactgccgaagcaacgcagcggcgccagtcgctggcgcgcctgagaagacgcatcgagccagggtcgctgccagagACGCATcagagacgcatatttgggccaggtttgtgtcgccgcggacggcccggtcactttacgTCGCCCCGCTAGAGCAGGGACCCGACGCATATTTCGACCCAGCGAACCCAAACGGAcgctgcgtcgccccgttggagatgccctaacactcGAGCATCTTTAAACATCCATAGGAATTTTGAGCTTCTGAATTCTGAGGAGAATTTTCTCTAAAGGCCCTTTGAACATGGGACTGGGGTTGCAACGTTCATACTGAATGCATCTTTTTTTTGCAGTAATACAGAATGCGCTTGCATGGCCTGGTTTCCTAGGAATTTTTTTTAGCATTCAAATGCACTTTCACTCTATCACTACTCCGTACTTGATCTCATATTTTCAGTTCATAAAaaactgtgtgtttattttctgcACATTCAAAGGCTTTATGACATGGTTTTTCTATTCTTGCGTTATATAATTTCTGCAATCTTTTTTTTTACAAATGGGTGCAAGTCAAATAAACTGTAGTGGCAAAGTGACGTGACATCGAACGCATCCATTGATGATTTGGTCGGCCATTTTATGGATAACGCACAGCTAGCATCGGCGTAAGCGGTCGCGTACGTCATGTACGTATAAAATTGAATTTCATGGCGAGTTGAGCCAATAGCAGCAAGCTGTAAATGGTAGAAAACATTTACTAGCTTAGCTTCTCATCTTTGGATATGAAATGTATATATATTGTTGTTTTTACAAAGATTGCCTCCAATTAATTTCTTCAGTTGTGCCGATCGATAGACCTACACTACACACCACGTATCTGTACACTTACCCTTTCATTTGAAATACACACCTTTCACAGCAATTATCTAGTTTTATTTCTGCACTGCAACATactctccctccgtcccaaaatgtaaggtgtCTAAAGGTTAGTCAAAAGTCAAtgctttttaagtttgaccaaatttataatcaaaaatataaaaatttacaatactaaaccaacatgaatagattcactataaagtatattttcttaatatgtccatttgatattgtagatgtaaatatatttttctgattATTTAGTCAAaattagtaaagtttgacttttggCCAATCCTtatacgccttacattttgggatacAGGGAGTATGTCGCAATTGAATCAGTCAGTGCGATATAGACCAATCGACGAATCCGATAACTAATCGATGGACGAAGGTCAATGCCCCGCTCTAACGGGATCCAAATCAAGCCTGATAATGAGATACTAACAGAGTGCGGATATCTCGGCTAACAGCCAACTGTTATCAGTACTTGCAGTTATTGGAGGTTGAAATTTTTGCTCGCACCCATTAACTCAAATGATAGGCATAGCTAGCGTGCATGCATGCCTTGCCTCTTCTATAAATACTGGCAGCTCTAGCATCGATATCATCTCATCCCAAGCTAGCTTGCTATTACACGATCAAACTGATCATCAAAAATGGCTATCAAGTCCCCCCTTCTGCTCGGTGTCGTACTAGTCTCGCTCATGCTTATCTCGGAGGATATGGCAGATGCTCGAGAGCTTACTGAAGCCAAAggttctctatctctctctccattATATTAGGAAGAGCTGTTAGAAAAAAATTAGTTTAGCGAACTGAACAGGATAAATTAGTCGACACAGGTTATGATACTCGTTTATCGTATATATACATGGATATACAATACCACATTTTATTCACTAGAGAATTGTATATATATACATGCAGAGTCCGAGGATAAAAATTTAAAACCTGCAGGAGGGCCGGGCCTCAAGGACGAGAAGTTGGGAGGTGGCTACCAACATGGTGGAGGATACGAAAACGGTGGAGGGTATGGCAATGGTGGGGGATACGGAAATGGCGGAGGGTATGTGTATGGTGGTGGATACCAACATGGTGGTGGATATGGAAACTATGGTCGAGGATATGGAAATGGTGGTGGATACCATCACGGTGGAGGATACGGAAACTATGGTGGTGGGTATGGTGGAGGATATGGAAACTATGGGCACGGTGGAGGTTATGGGCCTGGCTATGGTGGTGGAGGCTATGGACCTGGATATGGTGGAGGGCATGGTCATTCAGGCAATGGTGGATATGGCGGAAATTATGGTGGAGGTTACGGTGGTGGTGCCGGATATGGTGGAGGTGGCGGATACGGCAGCgggtacggtggtggtggaggttatGGTGGAGGATCGGGTGGCGCTGGCTATCCTTAAAGTGGACATGGGGTGCAACAGGAGGTCGCAATGGTTTACACTAAAGAACCAACTATATatgtgtatgttttttttttaaataaggcATGTGTGTTGATATGTAATGGGCTTGCATAAATGATGGTCCTTATGCTCACATATATAGGAGCAAGGTTCGTAAGAGTGAGAAATCGATTGGTCCAGAAGCAAGCCGGCCTTGTGTCGGCTTCTATGTGTGCAAGAGAAGGTATCTTTAGATTGCAAGTGTTTAGTTCCTTGAGTATTGATTGTTAATAATAAATTTATTAACGGACTAATGTATTCATCAAGCGTGTCATAGTCGAATACAAAATGAAGTTTAAGCCAAAGTTCGTCGATACAAAAGAAGGTTTAAGAAATGAATCTTGAGGATCTTGTCTTGACTCTTAtaatatattttgaaattttaatttAGGTCAAGAGTAGTTGTTAATAAGGTCCCTTTTACCGACATAGtgtaactattttctaaaatgggGTAAGCCGCTGCACCGATTGATACATGTGGGCATTTTAATGCGCCAACCAAAAATTACACGTCATGGATCACATGCAAGGCCGGCTCTAGCCTAGGGCAAGTAGTGCAACGGCCTGAGGCCCATCCAGAGGCCCAtccaatacaggggctcaaacctGCTATGTACTGTATATGGCATAGTACAAGGGAAAAAAAGGTCCATATTTTGATGTATCGCACAGCAAGGTCAGGCGTCCAGGAAACGAAACACAACTCGCGATTGACGTTTCCTTTCCCTCGATCGAATCACTCATGGAGTTCCTCCTCTGTCGCCTCGCCTCCCTCGCCCCACCCCACCCCTGAAATCCCTAGTCCCTATTTTCCTAAACACACACGGTCACACTAAGACGGAGACACATGATTGGGGAGAGATCAATatcaataggtaaatcttgattcGAAAACTCAACCAGTAAGCTACTGGCAGACTCTAGTTTTTGTGGTCAATCAAAATCTCGATTCTCTAGCAGACTCTAGTTTTTGTGCTCAATCAAAATTACCAATCTGTGGTTGCTTGTTATTTATTTCTACAACAATGGCCTTGCGTTCAGTTTGTCCGTTCTTTCAGCTCATTTGTGGAGGAGATAGACTAATGCAAGGTAGTCTTGTTTCTCATGATTACTTGAGGAGGTTTGTTCATACGCTATTTCTCTTTTTATTCGTTGCATCTACAAAACATGGTTTGGAAAAAAGGCGTATCAGATTTTTGATACTACTGAAGAATTACCGGTGTTAATTAATTCACACACAAAATTATCCATACATGTGTGCAATAGATTTTTTATTCTCTGTTGGGCCCATCCATAGAATTTGCCCTGGGGCCTTCGAAATTTTAGAGCCGGCCTTGATCACATGTGTCAATCAAATAAATAAGACTAATACCATATGCATCACCGATGCATAAACATGATATCATGTTATCAAGCCACCAGTCACACTAGTTGTATTAATCTCGTGCAATGGTTTTCATAGGCTAGCATCCAGTGTCATGGTTTGCTTGCACTGTGTCAGCTAGAGGAAGGACCACATACAGATTAAATGTGTGAGTAAAGGGtgaatgttctaggacgtcgcctagaggggggggggggtgaataggcggtgtggcaagttttagccttttccaattttagcgcaacggaaggtaaatgtgATAGCTTTAGCAAAGGTGAtgttcctacaatgatactaggacaagtgcaacaagtaaaggaatcaacaagatagtaagagtaaggtgcGAGATAACCGGAGGacgcggaggcgaggcgaggtttgtttaccgcagttccttccactaaaggaagtacgtctgcgttgaggaggtgctagtctcacacaagagactagacggccacaccacgaaggaaggcctcaccttcttcctcgagagagctccacggaggtgctctccctcttccactaaggcaccggccgaggcggtgattccttcacaaggttggggcgagctccacacacacaaggatgctcccaacaccctatggagctagtacatcaccaagctagcttcCATAGGAGCACATCTCCAATGTCCCACTAAAGGAACTCATCCAATGCTCCAcaaaaggaacccttccaatgctccaccaaaggaacccttccaatgccccacgaaggaacccgtccaatg contains the following coding sequences:
- the LOC124683230 gene encoding glycine-rich protein HC1-like isoform X1, translating into MAIKSPLLLGVVLVSLMLISEDMADARELTEAKESEDKNLKPAGGPGLKDEKLGGGYQHGGGYENGGGYGNGGGYGNGGGYVYGGGYQHGGGYGNYGRGYGNGGGYHHGGGYGNYGGGYGGGYGNYGHGGGYGPGYGGGGYGPGYGGGHGHSGNGGYGGNYGGGYGGGAGYGGGGGYGSGYGGGGGYGGGSGGAGYP
- the LOC124683230 gene encoding glycine-rich cell wall structural protein 2-like isoform X2; translation: MAIKSPLLLGVVLVSLMLISEDMADARELTEAKGGPGLKDEKLGGGYQHGGGYENGGGYGNGGGYGNGGGYVYGGGYQHGGGYGNYGRGYGNGGGYHHGGGYGNYGGGYGGGYGNYGHGGGYGPGYGGGGYGPGYGGGHGHSGNGGYGGNYGGGYGGGAGYGGGGGYGSGYGGGGGYGGGSGGAGYP